The following coding sequences lie in one Primulina huaijiensis isolate GDHJ02 chromosome 2, ASM1229523v2, whole genome shotgun sequence genomic window:
- the LOC140970823 gene encoding F-box/kelch-repeat protein At5g15710-like has protein sequence MLDMAGEASESGSRASNSGSVRSGSLREEETFHRQASFGGSGSRNSSPLGRMGSGSTSPSRQKVIKTKPRGLDEEIMATFCKSVQPDIQMEDNIWAMLPEDLLNEILARVPPFMIFRLRSVCKRWNSILQDNSFLKFHSQVPSHGPCLLTFWKNSQTPQCSVFSLPLKQLFRIPFTFLPQWAFWLVGSSGGLVCFSGLDGLTFKTLVCNPLTQTWRTLPSMHYNQQRQLIMVVDRKDRSFKIIATSDIYGDKSLPTEVYDSKLCKWSLNQTMPAVNLCSSKIAFCDSRLYLETLSPLGLMMYRMDTGHWEHIPAKFPRSLLDGYLVAGTQKRLFLVGRIGLYSTLQSMRIWELDHSNFVWVEVSRMPPRYFRALLRLSAERFECFGQDNLICFTSWNQGKGLLYDVDKKVWSWIVGCALQSYNSQVCFYEPRFDAMIY, from the coding sequence ATGTTAGATATGGCTGGAGAAGCTTCTGAATCTGGGTCGAGAGCATCAAATTCCGGATCAGTGAGAAGTGGATCTTTACGTGAGGAGGAAACTTTCCACCGGCAAGCAAGTTTTGGCGGAAGTGGATCAAGGAATAGCAGCCCTCTTGGCAGGATGGGTTCGGGGAGCACAAGTCCGTCAAGGCAGAAAGTGATTAAGACCAAACCACGGGGTTTAGACGAAGAAATTATGGCCACATTTTGTAAATCTGTACAACCGGATATCCAGATGGAAGATAATATATGGGCCATGCTGCCAGAAGATTtgttaaatgaaatattggctAGAGTTCCACCATTCATGATTTTTCGGCTCCGTTCTGTTTGCAAAAGATGGAATTCAATTTTGCAAGACAATAGCTTTCTGAAGTTCCATTCACAAGTACCCTCCCATGGGCCTTGCCTTCTCACATTTTGGAAAAATTCACAGACTCCTCAATGTTCAGTTTTCAGCTTGCCTTTGAAACAGTTGTTTCGGATTCCATTTACATTTCTGCCACAGTGGGCTTTCTGGTTGGTTGGTTCATCAGGGGGCCTGGTTTGTTTCTCAGGATTGGATGGATTGACTTTCAAAACATTAGTTTGTAATCCATTAACACAAACTTGGAGGACTTTGCCAAGTATGCATTATAATCAACAAAGACAATTGATAATGGTAGTTGATCGAAAAGATCGGTCTTTTAAAATTATAGCCACCAGTGATATTTATGGTGACAAGTCTTTGCCTACAGAAGTATATGACTCAAAGCTTTGCAAATGGTCGCTTAACCAAACCATGCCTGCCGTTAATCTTTGCTCCTCAAAGATAGCATTTTGTGACTCGAGGTTGTATTTGGAGACTCTTTCACCATTAGGTTTGATGATGTATAGAATGGATACAGGCCACTGGGAACACATCCCTGCCAAATTTCCTCGGTCTTTATTGGATGGGTATCTAGTAGCTGGAACTCAGAAGCGCCTGTTTTTAGTTGGAAGAATTGGTCTTTATAGTACCCTTCAAAGCATGAGGATATGGGAGCTTGATCATTCAAATTTTGTTTGGGTTGAGGTAAGTAGGATGCCACCTAGATATTTTCGAGCTCTCTTGAGATTATCAGCAGAAAGATTTGAATGCTTTGGTCAGGATAATCTGATATGTTTCACATCGTGGAACCAAGGGAAAGGTCTTCTCTATGACGTTGATAAAAAAGTGTGGTCTTGGATTGTTGGATGTGCTCTTCAATCGTACAACAGTCAGGTTTGTTTCTATGAGCCAAGATTTGATGCTATGATCTATTGA